From the Streptomyces syringium genome, one window contains:
- a CDS encoding S9 family peptidase, giving the protein MIDKETGTAEGPFGIDGNGADVAGFPRRFARSRRFSLGAPRHFTVSPDGRRVLFTRTGGGLDPLSRLWLHEDGQERLLADPSALADGTGIPDAERARRERAREQSGGIVSYATDREARLAVFALGGALWAARTDGTAPFRLPTAGPAVDPRPSPDGRQVAYVSGGTLHVMSMAGEELLRLVPEEAEVTYGLAEFTAMESMGRSRGYWWAPDGRALLVARVDPTPVPLWYLADPAAPAQAPRPVRYPAAGTTNAEVTLSVVTLDGRRTEVAWDRAAFEYLATADWDAHGPLIGVQSRDQRRLRVLTVDPETGATGTAGERHDPAWVELVPGTPARTRSGALVEPVESQDTRRLGIDGHPVTPEGLHLDAVLGTDGERVLFTAWEDPTECHVWSYEPGPGLTRLSREPGTHTAVPGGPTVVLDGRTADGHTVTVLRDGEPAGSIASFVADPLLAPRPEFLTLGERELPGMLFLPSWHEPGTGRLPVLLCPYGGPGVRLVVRGRAWWTCVARWFAEQGFAVLIVDGRGTPGRGPAWEKAVHGDQLTPVLEDQVDALRAVCERYPDLDPGRVGIRGWSFGGTVAAAAVLRRPEVFHAAVSGAAPTDQRWYDTHWKERFLGHPDEEPENYARSSTIDDAPLLRRPLLLVHGMADDNVTVAHTLRMSAALLAAGRPHSVLPLVGSTHMAAEDTTENLLLFELDFLTKALGR; this is encoded by the coding sequence ATGATCGACAAGGAAACCGGCACGGCGGAGGGCCCCTTCGGCATCGACGGGAACGGCGCGGACGTCGCCGGGTTCCCCCGCCGGTTCGCCCGTTCCCGGCGCTTCTCGCTCGGTGCGCCGCGTCACTTCACGGTCTCCCCGGACGGGCGGCGGGTGCTGTTCACGCGCACGGGCGGCGGGCTGGACCCGCTGAGCCGGCTGTGGCTGCACGAGGACGGGCAGGAGCGTCTGCTCGCCGACCCGTCGGCACTGGCGGACGGCACCGGCATACCGGACGCGGAGCGGGCACGGCGGGAGCGGGCCCGCGAGCAGTCCGGGGGCATCGTGTCGTACGCGACCGACCGCGAGGCGCGGCTGGCCGTGTTCGCCCTGGGCGGCGCGCTCTGGGCGGCCCGCACGGACGGCACCGCGCCCTTCCGGCTGCCGACGGCCGGTCCCGCCGTGGACCCGCGGCCCTCGCCCGACGGCCGTCAGGTCGCCTACGTCAGCGGCGGCACGCTGCACGTGATGTCCATGGCGGGCGAGGAGCTGCTGCGACTGGTGCCGGAGGAGGCGGAGGTCACCTACGGCCTGGCGGAGTTCACGGCGATGGAGTCGATGGGGCGCTCGCGGGGCTACTGGTGGGCGCCGGACGGGCGGGCGCTGCTGGTCGCCCGGGTCGACCCCACGCCGGTGCCCCTGTGGTACCTGGCCGACCCGGCGGCCCCGGCGCAGGCGCCCCGCCCCGTCCGCTACCCGGCGGCGGGCACCACCAACGCCGAGGTCACCCTGTCCGTGGTGACGCTCGACGGCCGGCGCACGGAGGTGGCCTGGGACCGCGCGGCGTTCGAATACCTGGCCACGGCCGACTGGGACGCGCACGGCCCGCTGATCGGTGTGCAGAGCCGCGACCAGCGTCGTCTGCGGGTGCTGACGGTGGATCCGGAGACGGGCGCGACCGGGACGGCGGGCGAGCGGCACGACCCCGCGTGGGTGGAACTCGTCCCCGGCACCCCGGCCCGCACCCGTTCCGGCGCCCTGGTGGAGCCCGTCGAATCGCAGGACACCAGGCGGCTGGGGATCGACGGCCACCCGGTGACCCCCGAGGGGCTGCACCTGGACGCGGTGCTCGGCACGGACGGCGAGCGGGTGCTGTTCACGGCCTGGGAGGACCCGACCGAGTGTCACGTCTGGTCCTACGAGCCGGGCCCCGGCCTCACCCGGCTGAGCCGGGAGCCGGGCACGCACACGGCGGTCCCGGGCGGCCCCACGGTGGTGCTGGACGGCCGGACCGCGGACGGGCACACGGTGACGGTCCTGCGCGACGGCGAGCCGGCCGGTTCGATCGCCTCGTTCGTCGCCGACCCCCTGCTCGCGCCGCGGCCGGAGTTCCTGACGCTCGGCGAGCGGGAGCTGCCCGGCATGCTGTTCCTGCCGTCCTGGCACGAGCCGGGCACCGGGAGGCTGCCGGTGCTGCTCTGCCCGTACGGCGGGCCTGGGGTGCGGCTCGTGGTGCGAGGCCGCGCGTGGTGGACGTGTGTGGCGCGGTGGTTCGCCGAGCAGGGTTTCGCGGTGCTGATCGTGGACGGCCGGGGCACACCCGGCCGGGGGCCCGCGTGGGAGAAGGCGGTACACGGCGACCAGCTGACGCCCGTCCTGGAGGACCAGGTCGACGCGCTGCGGGCGGTGTGCGAGCGATACCCGGACCTGGATCCGGGGCGGGTGGGGATCCGCGGCTGGTCCTTCGGCGGCACCGTCGCGGCGGCCGCGGTCCTGCGCCGGCCCGAGGTCTTCCACGCGGCGGTCTCCGGTGCGGCGCCGACCGATCAGCGGTGGTACGACACACACTGGAAGGAACGCTTCCTCGGCCACCCGGACGAGGAGCCGGAGAACTACGCCCGCTCGTCGACGATCGACGACGCACCCCTGCTGCGCCGCCCGCTGCTGCTGGTCCACGGCATGGCGGACGACAACGTGACGGTGGCCCACACACTGCGGATGTCGGCGGCGCTGCTGGCGGCGGGGCGGCCGCACTCGGTGCTGCCGCTGGTGGGATCGACGCACATGGCGGCGGAGGACACCACCGAGAACCTCCTGCTGTTCGAGCTGGACTTCCTCACCAAGGCACTCGGGCGCTGA
- a CDS encoding Rieske (2Fe-2S) protein, translating to MTHMSPAPGGASRRTVVAAVGATGLAAALAACGGSDDKATPPGTPDADATSGTAQQPSQPTSPPGQESSAAGPTGGRALARTSEIPVGGGKVFADRRVVVTQPSRGEFKAFSAICTHQKCVVKDVSDGTINCPCHGSKFSIEDGGVRHDPAKLPLPEMKISVRGDSIGLG from the coding sequence ATGACGCACATGTCACCCGCCCCGGGCGGCGCGAGCCGCCGCACCGTCGTCGCGGCGGTCGGGGCCACCGGCCTCGCCGCCGCGCTCGCGGCCTGCGGCGGCTCGGACGACAAGGCGACCCCGCCCGGCACCCCGGACGCGGATGCCACGTCCGGTACGGCTCAGCAGCCCTCCCAGCCGACGTCCCCGCCCGGCCAGGAGTCCTCGGCCGCCGGGCCCACCGGCGGCCGGGCACTGGCCCGGACGTCGGAGATCCCGGTGGGCGGCGGAAAGGTCTTCGCGGACCGGCGGGTGGTGGTGACGCAGCCGTCCCGGGGCGAGTTCAAGGCGTTCTCCGCGATCTGCACCCACCAGAAGTGCGTGGTCAAGGACGTGTCGGACGGCACGATCAACTGTCCCTGTCACGGCAGCAAGTTCAGCATCGAGGACGGCGGCGTCCGGCACGACCCGGCGAAGCTGCCGCTGCCGGAGATGAAGATCTCCGTGCGGGGTGACTCCATCGGGCTCGGCTGA
- a CDS encoding cysteine hydrolase: protein MAPQDQPGERLDPATTVLLTVECQRGVVGPDSALPELAAVARASGAVGNVARLVEGAHAAGVQVVHAIAERRPDGRGAGRNARLFRAAERLPVQQLTGTLAVRVAEPIPVGEDDLVVRRLHGLSPLAGTGVDALLRNLGCRTLIVTGVSANVAIPNAVFDAVNLGYTAVVPADAIAGVPADYTAAMVRHTLALVATMTTTDAVLRGWRRPGGPR, encoded by the coding sequence ATGGCGCCGCAGGACCAGCCCGGCGAGCGGCTCGACCCGGCGACGACCGTGCTCCTGACCGTGGAGTGCCAGCGCGGCGTCGTCGGCCCCGACAGCGCGCTGCCCGAGCTCGCCGCCGTCGCCCGTGCCTCCGGCGCCGTGGGCAACGTCGCGCGGCTCGTCGAGGGCGCGCACGCGGCGGGCGTCCAGGTCGTGCACGCCATCGCCGAGCGCCGCCCCGACGGCCGCGGCGCGGGCCGCAACGCCCGCCTCTTCCGCGCCGCCGAACGACTGCCCGTACAGCAGCTGACCGGCACGTTGGCCGTTCGCGTCGCCGAGCCGATCCCGGTCGGCGAGGACGACCTCGTCGTCCGGCGGCTGCACGGGCTCTCACCGCTCGCCGGCACCGGCGTCGACGCGCTGCTGCGCAATCTCGGCTGCCGCACCCTGATCGTCACCGGGGTCTCGGCCAACGTCGCGATCCCCAACGCCGTCTTCGACGCCGTCAACCTCGGTTACACGGCCGTCGTCCCCGCCGACGCCATCGCCGGCGTGCCCGCCGACTACACCGCGGCGATGGTCCGCCACACCCTGGCCCTCGTCGCCACCATGACCACGACCGACGCCGTCCTGCGCGGTTGGCGGCGCCCGGGCGGGCCGCGCTGA
- a CDS encoding pyridoxamine 5'-phosphate oxidase family protein: protein MTATQRRGRRIMMTRPELDAFLTERRTCRVATVGPDGRPHVGALWFVWDGAALWLYSLTRSRRWADLRRDPRMAVVVDDGREYGELRGAELSGTAAFVGEAPRTGEPCPELGAAEALFAAKYFGLDTMPHDGRHAWLRLTPEAVVSWDFRKMPGG, encoded by the coding sequence ATGACCGCCACACAGCGGCGGGGCCGCCGGATCATGATGACGCGGCCCGAACTGGACGCCTTCCTCACCGAGCGGCGCACCTGCCGGGTGGCCACGGTCGGCCCCGACGGCCGGCCGCACGTCGGCGCGCTGTGGTTCGTCTGGGACGGGGCCGCGCTGTGGCTGTACTCCCTGACCCGCAGCCGCCGGTGGGCCGATCTGCGCCGGGACCCGCGGATGGCGGTGGTCGTGGACGACGGCCGGGAGTACGGGGAGCTGCGCGGCGCCGAGCTGTCCGGCACCGCGGCGTTCGTCGGCGAGGCCCCGCGCACCGGCGAGCCCTGCCCGGAGCTCGGCGCCGCGGAGGCGCTGTTCGCCGCCAAGTACTTCGGCCTGGACACCATGCCGCATGACGGCCGGCACGCCTGGCTGCGGCTGACTCCGGAGGCCGTCGTCTCCTGGGACTTCCGCAAGATGCCCGGCGGGTAG
- a CDS encoding LysR family transcriptional regulator produces the protein MLNLDRLRTLNAVARHGSVSGAADGLHVTTSAVSQQLAKLERETGQQLLAKNGRGVRLTDAGRLLAEHASRILSQVELAQADLEAQRGQAVGELLLGAFPTAARGLFPAALAELRDAHPQLRARLEEMEPDEAVPRVVRGDIDVAVVLDWYNKPLPMPDGLAKAPILDDPADVALPAGHPLADRDELDLEDLADDEWVSWPRGEFCHDWLMLTLRGKGIEPRISHMAEEHHTQLALVAAGLGVAVAPRLGRGPVPDGVRVVPVRHSMCRHVYAVWRADADRRPSIRAAVEALRTAGAAVGGRTG, from the coding sequence ATGTTGAACCTGGACCGCCTGCGCACCCTCAACGCTGTCGCCCGCCACGGTTCCGTCAGTGGCGCGGCGGACGGCCTGCACGTGACGACTTCCGCCGTTTCGCAGCAGCTGGCCAAGCTGGAGCGGGAGACCGGCCAGCAGCTGCTGGCCAAGAACGGCCGGGGGGTGCGGCTCACCGACGCCGGCCGGCTGCTCGCCGAGCACGCCTCGCGCATCCTCTCCCAGGTGGAGCTGGCCCAGGCCGATCTGGAGGCGCAGCGCGGCCAGGCCGTCGGCGAGCTGCTGCTCGGCGCGTTCCCCACGGCGGCCCGCGGGCTGTTCCCGGCCGCGCTCGCGGAGTTGCGCGACGCCCACCCGCAACTGCGCGCCCGGCTGGAGGAGATGGAGCCCGACGAGGCCGTGCCGCGCGTGGTGCGCGGCGACATCGACGTCGCGGTCGTCCTCGACTGGTACAACAAGCCGCTGCCTATGCCCGACGGCCTGGCCAAGGCCCCCATCCTCGACGACCCCGCCGACGTGGCGCTGCCCGCCGGCCACCCGCTCGCCGACCGGGACGAGCTGGATCTCGAGGACCTCGCCGACGACGAGTGGGTCTCCTGGCCCCGGGGGGAGTTCTGCCACGACTGGCTGATGCTCACCCTGCGCGGCAAGGGCATCGAGCCCCGCATCTCGCACATGGCCGAGGAGCACCACACCCAGCTCGCCCTCGTCGCCGCCGGGCTCGGGGTCGCGGTCGCGCCCCGCCTCGGCCGCGGCCCGGTGCCGGACGGGGTGCGGGTCGTGCCCGTACGCCACTCCATGTGCCGCCATGTGTACGCGGTCTGGCGGGCGGACGCCGACCGCAGGCCCTCGATCCGGGCGGCGGTCGAAGCGCTGCGCACCGCGGGGGCAGCGGTCGGCGGCCGCACCGGCTGA
- a CDS encoding DMT family transporter — MSVVAPGSPSATATTRPSTANSSAPGPTTGTAKGSGPGRPTVDWRIRFGALSLIWGFSFLFIKLGTDGFAPLYVSFGRVFFGALVLVAILAVKRQRLPRGARTWGHLAVAALLLNALPFSLFAYAELTISSTLAGICNATTPLWGMVLSLVALSEDRPTRRRFAGLGLGFIGVLTVLGAWQGFDGQDPTGTLLALIASLSYAVGWIYVRRTLSDTGNSHLSMSGAQLLLATAQLAVVAPVFSPLPTSFPAVPVLSIVALGALGTGLAFLFQYGLVAEVGPTTATMTTYFIPVIATAAGVALLDERLTWNTPVGALIVLAGAALAQGGSRAKASRRPAADAVREHTRQPAPQRAGK; from the coding sequence ATGAGCGTCGTCGCACCAGGATCACCATCCGCCACAGCCACCACCCGCCCCTCCACCGCAAACTCCTCTGCCCCCGGCCCCACGACCGGCACCGCGAAGGGCTCCGGGCCGGGCCGGCCCACCGTGGACTGGCGTATCCGCTTCGGCGCGCTCTCGCTCATCTGGGGTTTCAGCTTTCTGTTCATCAAGCTCGGCACGGACGGCTTCGCCCCGCTCTACGTCTCCTTCGGACGCGTGTTCTTCGGCGCCCTGGTGCTCGTCGCCATCCTCGCCGTCAAGCGGCAGCGGCTGCCGCGCGGCGCCCGCACCTGGGGGCACCTGGCCGTCGCGGCGCTCCTGCTCAACGCCCTCCCCTTCTCGCTCTTCGCCTACGCCGAGCTGACCATCTCCTCCACCCTGGCCGGCATCTGCAACGCCACCACCCCGCTGTGGGGCATGGTCCTCTCGCTCGTGGCCCTCTCCGAGGACCGCCCGACCCGGCGCCGGTTCGCCGGTCTCGGCCTGGGCTTCATCGGCGTACTCACCGTCCTCGGCGCGTGGCAGGGCTTCGACGGGCAGGACCCGACCGGCACACTGCTGGCGCTGATCGCCTCGCTCAGCTACGCGGTCGGCTGGATCTACGTCCGGCGCACGCTGTCCGACACCGGCAACTCCCATCTGTCGATGTCCGGCGCCCAGCTGCTCCTCGCCACCGCCCAGCTCGCCGTGGTCGCCCCGGTGTTCAGCCCGCTGCCCACCTCCTTCCCCGCCGTGCCCGTGCTGTCGATCGTCGCGCTCGGGGCACTGGGCACCGGGCTCGCCTTCCTCTTCCAGTACGGGCTGGTCGCGGAGGTCGGTCCGACGACCGCGACCATGACCACGTACTTCATCCCGGTCATCGCGACGGCGGCCGGTGTCGCCCTCCTCGACGAGCGGCTCACCTGGAACACCCCGGTCGGCGCGCTGATCGTGCTGGCCGGTGCGGCGCTCGCCCAGGGCGGTTCCCGGGCGAAGGCCTCCCGCCGGCCCGCCGCCGACGCGGTCCGCGAGCACACCCGGCAACCGGCTCCGCAGCGCGCGGGGAAGTGA
- a CDS encoding aminotransferase class I/II-fold pyridoxal phosphate-dependent enzyme, whose translation MLGDYRIEGRRAADISANVERAVGSGKLAPGELLPPMRELAVELGVNPNTVAAAYRILRERGVIETSGRRGSRVRHRPANTHRELIRVEAPEGVRDVSTGNPDPALLPPLGEALAEAAARAAEGPVLYGSSAVDSELERMARAAFDADHVPAGPLAVTSGSLDAIERVLSAHLRPGDEVAVEDPGWGSLLDLISALGLRAVPVALDDDGPLPEDTDRALRQGARALVVTDRAQNPTGAAVSAARARELRAVLASHPHVLLIEDDHGHGIVDLPLHPLAGGTDHWALVRSVAKAYGPDLRLAVLTGDAVTVDRVRGRQRLGPGWVSHVLQRAVAHLWRTGAVDAAAVAGSYGHRREALVRALRDRGVVAHGRSGMNVWLPVPDETGAVARLLQAGWAVAPGARFRVSSPPGVRLTVSPLSMDDIGPVADALASVTGPDSTGRYD comes from the coding sequence GTGCTAGGAGACTATCGGATCGAAGGCCGTCGCGCAGCGGACATCTCGGCGAACGTGGAGCGCGCCGTCGGATCGGGCAAGCTCGCGCCCGGCGAACTGCTGCCACCCATGCGGGAGTTGGCGGTCGAGCTGGGGGTCAATCCCAATACGGTCGCCGCCGCCTATCGCATCCTGCGCGAGCGGGGGGTGATCGAGACCTCGGGCCGCCGGGGCAGCCGGGTGCGCCACCGCCCGGCCAATACGCACCGCGAGCTGATCCGCGTGGAGGCGCCCGAAGGCGTGCGCGATGTCTCGACCGGCAACCCCGATCCGGCGCTGTTGCCCCCGCTCGGCGAGGCGCTCGCCGAGGCCGCCGCGCGCGCAGCCGAGGGCCCCGTGCTCTACGGCTCGTCCGCCGTCGACTCGGAGTTGGAGCGGATGGCCCGTGCCGCCTTCGACGCGGACCATGTCCCGGCCGGGCCGCTGGCCGTCACCTCCGGGTCGCTGGACGCCATCGAGCGCGTGCTGAGCGCCCATCTGCGGCCGGGGGACGAGGTGGCGGTCGAGGACCCCGGCTGGGGCAGCCTCCTCGACCTGATCTCCGCGCTCGGCCTGCGCGCGGTCCCCGTCGCGCTCGACGACGACGGGCCGCTGCCCGAGGACACCGACCGGGCCCTCCGGCAGGGCGCCCGGGCCCTGGTCGTCACCGACCGGGCGCAGAACCCCACCGGAGCGGCCGTCAGCGCGGCACGCGCCCGCGAGCTGCGGGCGGTGCTCGCCAGCCACCCGCACGTGCTGCTCATCGAGGACGACCACGGCCACGGCATCGTGGACCTCCCGCTGCACCCCCTCGCCGGTGGCACCGACCACTGGGCCCTCGTGCGCTCCGTCGCGAAGGCGTACGGGCCGGATCTGCGGCTCGCGGTGCTCACCGGCGACGCCGTCACCGTGGACCGGGTGCGCGGACGGCAGCGCCTGGGGCCGGGCTGGGTCAGTCATGTCCTGCAGCGGGCCGTGGCGCACCTCTGGCGGACCGGCGCGGTGGACGCGGCGGCGGTCGCCGGCTCGTACGGACACCGCCGTGAGGCGCTCGTCCGGGCGCTGCGGGACCGGGGCGTCGTGGCGCACGGCCGCAGCGGGATGAACGTCTGGCTTCCGGTGCCGGACGAGACGGGTGCCGTGGCGCGGTTGCTGCAGGCGGGCTGGGCGGTGGCGCCGGGGGCGCGCTTCCGGGTCTCCTCCCCGCCGGGAGTACGGCTGACCGTGTCGCCCCTGTCCATGGACGACATAGGGCCGGTCGCGGACGCGCTGGCGTCCGTGACCGGCCCGGATTCCACGGGGCGTTACGACTGA
- a CDS encoding pyridoxamine 5'-phosphate oxidase family protein — protein sequence MPAPVAPASQEPSAYERTERTTPTRHRERAHYDRELVHSILDAGYVCHLGFVRDGAPVVLPTLYGRVGDRLYVHGSTGSRPLRTAGQSDAGLPVCVTVTHVDGLVLARSAFSHTLNYRSVVVHGTARPVTDEAEMKAALDALVDQVLPGRAADSRPASPKELAATAVLGIELTEVSAKVRDAGPVDSEADVALPFWSGVVPLTTGYGAPVPADDLAPGIVLPGYLTAR from the coding sequence ATGCCGGCACCCGTCGCCCCCGCCTCGCAGGAGCCGTCCGCGTACGAGCGGACCGAGCGGACCACCCCCACCCGCCACCGCGAGCGCGCCCACTACGACCGCGAGCTGGTCCACTCGATACTCGACGCGGGCTATGTCTGCCACCTCGGCTTCGTCCGCGACGGGGCGCCCGTCGTCCTGCCGACGCTCTACGGCCGCGTCGGCGACCGGCTCTACGTGCACGGTTCGACCGGCTCCCGCCCGCTGCGCACCGCCGGGCAGAGCGATGCCGGCCTGCCCGTGTGCGTGACCGTCACCCATGTCGACGGGCTCGTGCTCGCCCGCTCCGCCTTCAGCCACACCCTCAATTACCGTTCCGTCGTGGTGCACGGCACGGCCCGGCCGGTGACGGACGAGGCAGAGATGAAGGCCGCCCTCGACGCCCTCGTGGACCAGGTGCTGCCGGGCCGTGCCGCCGACTCCCGGCCGGCGTCGCCCAAGGAACTGGCCGCGACGGCCGTGCTGGGCATCGAGCTGACCGAGGTGTCCGCCAAGGTCCGCGACGCCGGACCGGTGGACTCCGAGGCGGATGTCGCCCTCCCCTTCTGGAGCGGCGTCGTCCCCCTCACCACCGGCTACGGCGCCCCGGTCCCCGCGGACGACCTCGCGCCGGGCATTGTCCTGCCCGGCTACCTCACCGCTCGCTGA
- a CDS encoding DMT family transporter produces MPRSTLSPCPATGASAVLPSGDRPFTPGPSVGRGLLYVALAAASWGTTGATAALAFDSSGLGPVALTFWRTAGGLVLLLAAWAVRSRRVRTRPVRAYQPQRRRVVRTLVTGVGLTVFQTAYFGAVDATGIAVGTVVTLGAAPVTVALGGRLLMGERLGAGGRVAVCGALAGLAVLMLGSDGTGTVRPAGVALGLLSAAGYALVTLATRFMGRQGAGADPFTTTLSSFAVGTVCLLPLAAAEGLWPHARELGRTLWLMGYLVTVPTALAYGLFFAGLLVVRGTTVAVITLIEPVTAAVIAVALLGEHLTAATVTGTAVLLCAVAALAVVEARGAAAAAGGPLSER; encoded by the coding sequence ATGCCACGCTCCACCCTTTCCCCCTGCCCTGCGACGGGCGCCTCCGCTGTGCTGCCCTCGGGCGACCGGCCGTTCACGCCCGGGCCCTCCGTCGGGCGCGGGCTGCTCTACGTAGCCCTCGCGGCCGCCTCCTGGGGCACCACGGGCGCGACCGCCGCCCTGGCCTTCGACAGCAGCGGGCTCGGTCCCGTCGCGCTCACCTTCTGGCGCACGGCCGGGGGCCTCGTCCTCCTGCTCGCCGCATGGGCGGTGCGCTCGCGCCGGGTGCGGACGCGCCCCGTGCGGGCCTACCAGCCGCAGCGGCGCCGGGTGGTCCGGACGCTGGTCACCGGCGTGGGGCTCACAGTCTTCCAGACCGCCTACTTCGGGGCGGTGGACGCGACGGGGATCGCGGTCGGCACCGTCGTCACCCTGGGGGCCGCGCCGGTGACGGTGGCGCTCGGCGGCAGGCTGCTGATGGGCGAACGGCTCGGCGCGGGCGGCCGGGTGGCCGTGTGCGGCGCGCTCGCCGGGCTGGCCGTGCTGATGCTGGGCAGCGACGGCACGGGCACGGTGCGGCCGGCGGGCGTGGCCCTCGGGCTGCTGTCCGCCGCCGGATACGCGCTGGTCACCCTCGCCACGCGGTTCATGGGACGGCAGGGTGCGGGCGCCGACCCGTTCACCACGACGCTGTCGTCCTTCGCCGTCGGGACGGTCTGTCTGCTGCCGCTCGCGGCCGCCGAGGGGCTGTGGCCGCACGCGCGGGAACTGGGCCGCACCCTGTGGCTGATGGGATATCTGGTGACAGTGCCGACGGCGCTCGCCTACGGGCTGTTCTTCGCCGGGCTGCTGGTGGTGCGCGGCACGACGGTCGCCGTCATCACGCTCATCGAACCGGTCACGGCCGCGGTCATCGCCGTGGCCCTGCTCGGTGAGCACCTCACCGCCGCGACCGTGACGGGCACGGCGGTACTCCTGTGCGCGGTGGCGGCGCTGGCCGTCGTCGAGGCGCGCGGCGCGGCCGCCGCGGCCGGGGGCCCGCTCAGCGAGCGGTGA
- a CDS encoding EamA family transporter: MQSSPHKGTGRIAGLGPALVSALAFGGSGVAAKPLIEAGLDPLHVVWLRVAGAALVLLPVAWRHRALVLRRPALLAGFGLLAVAGVQACYFAAIARIPVGVALLVEYLGPALLLGWVRFVQRRSVSRAATVGVVLAVAGLACVVEVWAGLGFDAVGLLLALGAACCQVGYFVLSDHGGDGDEPVDPVGVVAYGLLVGAGLLTVVASPWTMDWQVLAGRAELAGAAVPAGLLLAWIVLVATVAAYLTGVLSVRRLSPQVAGVVACLEAVVATVLAWVLLGEHLSTPQIVGGAVVLLGAFIAQTSTPKAAPATPVAGGGGVPAGAEGELSRESRPA; encoded by the coding sequence ATGCAATCGTCTCCACACAAGGGCACCGGCAGGATCGCGGGCCTGGGACCCGCTCTGGTGTCCGCGCTCGCGTTCGGCGGCTCCGGCGTCGCGGCCAAACCCCTGATCGAGGCGGGTCTGGACCCGCTCCATGTGGTGTGGCTCCGGGTGGCCGGGGCGGCGCTGGTGCTGCTGCCCGTCGCGTGGCGGCACCGCGCCCTGGTGCTGCGCCGGCCCGCGCTCCTCGCGGGCTTCGGGCTGCTCGCCGTCGCGGGCGTGCAGGCCTGTTACTTCGCGGCCATCGCGCGGATCCCCGTCGGGGTGGCCCTGCTGGTCGAGTATCTCGGGCCCGCCCTGCTGCTCGGCTGGGTCCGGTTCGTCCAGCGACGTTCCGTCAGCCGGGCCGCCACCGTGGGCGTCGTGCTCGCCGTCGCCGGTCTCGCCTGCGTCGTGGAGGTGTGGGCCGGGCTCGGTTTCGACGCCGTGGGCCTGCTGCTGGCCCTCGGCGCGGCCTGCTGCCAGGTCGGCTACTTCGTCCTGTCCGACCACGGCGGCGACGGCGACGAGCCCGTCGATCCGGTCGGGGTCGTCGCCTACGGGCTGCTCGTCGGCGCCGGGCTCCTGACCGTGGTCGCGAGCCCCTGGACCATGGACTGGCAGGTGCTCGCCGGGCGGGCCGAGCTGGCCGGGGCGGCCGTGCCGGCCGGCCTGCTGCTCGCCTGGATCGTGCTGGTCGCGACCGTGGCGGCGTACCTCACCGGGGTGCTCTCCGTGCGCCGCCTCTCGCCGCAAGTGGCCGGGGTGGTCGCCTGTCTGGAGGCGGTCGTCGCCACCGTGCTGGCCTGGGTGCTGCTCGGCGAGCACCTGTCCACGCCGCAGATCGTGGGCGGCGCCGTGGTGCTGCTGGGTGCCTTCATCGCACAGACCTCCACGCCCAAGGCGGCCCCGGCAACTCCGGTGGCCGGTGGCGGGGGTGTTCCCGCCGGTGCCGAGGGGGAGTTGTCGCGGGAGTCCCGTCCGGCTTAG
- a CDS encoding Clp protease N-terminal domain-containing protein — protein MQSRTPDTGPADAASEGPLSAQLAFAVVGARRRAQRDGDRQVDTAHLLHTLLEADPTTSRAFDGGPAQVARLLGYLVQRTIGYGLRWRGTVEGTRLPPATGDGGVPRWSPAAATAMEGARARARARGADLVEGLDLLAALTRDRRCRAVHVLRRAGVDPDALTARLDDLFDLER, from the coding sequence GTGCAAAGCCGTACGCCTGACACCGGACCGGCCGACGCCGCGAGCGAAGGCCCGCTCAGCGCGCAGTTGGCCTTCGCGGTCGTGGGAGCGCGCCGGCGCGCCCAGCGCGACGGCGACCGGCAGGTCGACACCGCCCATCTGCTGCACACCCTGCTGGAAGCCGACCCCACGACGTCCCGCGCCTTCGACGGCGGACCGGCCCAGGTCGCCCGGCTGCTCGGCTACCTCGTCCAGCGCACCATCGGCTACGGACTGCGCTGGCGCGGCACCGTCGAGGGCACCCGTCTGCCGCCCGCGACCGGTGACGGGGGCGTGCCCCGCTGGTCGCCCGCCGCCGCCACCGCGATGGAGGGCGCGCGAGCCCGCGCCCGCGCGCGGGGAGCGGACCTGGTGGAAGGGCTCGATCTGCTGGCGGCCCTGACCCGCGACCGCCGGTGCCGGGCCGTCCACGTGCTGCGCCGGGCCGGGGTCGACCCCGACGCCCTCACCGCGCGCCTGGACGACCTCTTCGACCTGGAGCGGTAG